The following are from one region of the Chloracidobacterium sp. genome:
- a CDS encoding polysaccharide biosynthesis tyrosine autokinase, which produces MEQDQRLTPLPKSADLRANASEYGSSYSSFYDEEVIEGKRTVQQYFRIVYKRLPLIIAIVTIVTAAAAIYMYRQPTVYQATTDMIIEPRRPKVTSKDAININFGQDANYYQTQLMLLRNRDLVKQVVIDLGLYREPNLFGASERGILASLRSIFTGSGQNAEVPSALPVVSEPELLGEERPRTILSPDEEKRADQYAGILFSGLTVDQVERTNLVNVRVKSTNQALAPKVADKIAEVFKLRDAERETQGAKNSAADLAKSIEELQNTIAQQEIDLIAEMRSSGLPLQERGQDLSASRLSSLSETWLKAMESRRQLEGRYNAALTANSRGEGMNIPDLYENKIFQDTIRLNTERKAKLQDQIRDIEKQIQETEAEKAELLVKYTPEYPEVGKKEAKIASLKETKDKTEREVSGIIDRDQKKIEKDAVTGALVSLRAQLDSKRREEAQALDAYEKEAALANVQGQAQTKLTTLKREIETKRNLLDTYTQRLKEKELEVESGAPDNIKIAANAGGAYPVGPQRSRNILVAFLLSLAAGLGLAFLLDYLDDSVKTSEDIGRHVGLPTLALIPHYFGSEKRRLRLLAANGNGNGGAPSTGLVTLEERHSPMAEAYRHLRTSLLFSSAGKPPQTILITSSQPSEGKTTTAINTAITLAQSDVDVVIVDCDLRRPRLHSHFDLENTQGLTNYLSGERNTQNLIKTCRDLPRLKVITSGPIPPNPAELLSSNEMRNLLQFLRGKYKHIIIDSPPAISFTDAAILSTQVDGVVLVAMAGRSSIHLMRRFKQRLGNLGARIYGVVLNGIKSGSVEYEYYGAGYYDYYRKSEVDTATPLMDDARNIHNTNG; this is translated from the coding sequence ATGGAACAAGACCAACGGTTAACACCTTTGCCAAAATCGGCGGATCTGCGAGCGAATGCATCAGAGTACGGTTCGAGCTATTCTTCGTTTTACGACGAAGAGGTCATTGAAGGTAAACGTACCGTTCAACAGTATTTTCGGATCGTTTACAAAAGGCTTCCGCTGATTATCGCGATCGTCACGATCGTTACGGCCGCGGCCGCCATCTATATGTACCGCCAGCCGACGGTCTATCAGGCAACTACTGATATGATCATCGAACCGCGCCGGCCCAAAGTAACCTCTAAAGACGCGATCAATATCAATTTCGGACAGGACGCCAATTACTACCAGACGCAGTTAATGCTCCTTCGGAATAGGGATCTGGTCAAACAGGTCGTGATCGACCTCGGGCTATACCGTGAACCAAATCTTTTCGGAGCAAGCGAGCGAGGCATACTCGCCTCGTTAAGATCTATATTCACGGGTTCCGGCCAGAATGCCGAGGTGCCGAGCGCGCTGCCGGTCGTAAGCGAACCGGAATTGCTTGGCGAAGAGCGTCCGCGAACGATACTCTCGCCAGACGAAGAGAAGCGTGCAGATCAGTATGCTGGCATTTTGTTCAGCGGCCTGACGGTCGATCAGGTAGAACGCACCAATCTTGTAAATGTTCGCGTGAAGAGCACCAATCAGGCTTTGGCGCCAAAGGTCGCCGACAAGATAGCCGAGGTCTTCAAACTGCGGGATGCCGAACGCGAGACACAGGGGGCAAAGAATTCGGCGGCCGATCTGGCAAAGTCGATCGAAGAACTGCAGAACACGATCGCGCAGCAGGAGATAGATCTGATCGCGGAAATGCGGTCAAGCGGCCTGCCGCTGCAGGAACGCGGCCAGGACCTTTCAGCAAGCAGGTTGAGTTCATTGAGCGAGACGTGGCTCAAGGCGATGGAGTCCCGCCGTCAGTTGGAGGGGCGATATAACGCGGCTTTAACCGCAAATTCGCGTGGAGAAGGGATGAACATCCCCGATCTTTACGAGAACAAGATATTTCAGGACACGATAAGGCTCAATACCGAGCGAAAGGCTAAACTCCAGGACCAGATCCGCGACATCGAAAAGCAGATACAGGAAACCGAGGCCGAAAAGGCGGAGCTCCTGGTCAAATACACGCCGGAGTATCCCGAAGTAGGGAAGAAAGAGGCAAAGATAGCCTCGCTCAAGGAAACAAAGGACAAGACCGAACGCGAAGTATCGGGGATCATTGATCGCGATCAGAAAAAGATCGAAAAGGACGCCGTGACCGGAGCTCTCGTCTCGCTGCGGGCACAGCTTGATTCAAAACGACGTGAGGAGGCACAGGCTCTTGACGCCTACGAAAAGGAAGCCGCTCTGGCGAACGTTCAGGGGCAGGCTCAGACAAAGCTGACGACGCTAAAGCGCGAGATCGAGACAAAACGCAACCTTCTGGACACATACACCCAGCGATTAAAGGAAAAAGAGCTCGAGGTCGAGAGCGGGGCGCCGGACAATATCAAGATCGCGGCAAATGCCGGAGGTGCCTACCCTGTCGGGCCGCAGAGAAGCCGCAACATCCTCGTCGCGTTTCTGCTTTCGCTTGCCGCCGGACTTGGATTGGCGTTCCTTTTGGATTACCTCGACGATTCTGTAAAGACGTCTGAGGATATCGGCCGTCACGTCGGATTGCCGACGCTGGCCCTGATACCGCATTACTTCGGATCTGAGAAACGAAGGCTTCGTCTATTGGCTGCGAATGGAAATGGTAACGGCGGGGCTCCGTCGACGGGCCTGGTCACACTTGAAGAGCGCCACTCGCCGATGGCCGAAGCTTATCGCCACCTGCGTACTTCGCTGCTGTTTTCTTCGGCCGGAAAGCCGCCGCAGACGATACTTATAACGTCGTCTCAGCCGTCAGAAGGCAAAACGACCACTGCCATCAATACAGCGATCACGCTCGCACAGTCTGACGTAGATGTCGTGATCGTCGATTGCGACCTCAGGCGGCCGCGACTTCATTCGCATTTCGACCTCGAGAATACGCAAGGCCTGACAAATTATCTTTCCGGCGAGCGGAACACGCAAAACCTGATCAAGACCTGCCGTGATCTTCCGCGTCTGAAAGTGATCACTAGCGGTCCGATCCCGCCAAACCCCGCCGAACTTCTAAGTTCTAACGAGATGCGCAATCTGCTGCAATTTCTTCGCGGCAAGTATAAGCACATAATCATCGATTCGCCCCCGGCGATATCCTTTACTGATGCGGCCATCCTATCAACACAGGTCGATGGGGTTGTGCTGGTGGCAATGGCAGGAAGAAGTTCGATCCATCTGATGCGGAGGTTCAAGCAGCGGCTGGGCAATTTAGGAGCGCGGATCTACGGCGTCGTACTGAATGGTATCAAATCCGGCTCGGTAGAATATGAGTATTACGGAGCGGGTTATTATGACTATTACCGCAAGAGCGAGGTCGATACGGCTACGCCATTGATGGACGACGCACGCAATATTCACAATACGAACGGGTAA
- the rfbD gene encoding dTDP-4-dehydrorhamnose reductase, with translation MIVLIAGANGMVARAAAKYCRDQGDEVHALTRAEMDITDLDAVNRTVIAIAPEAIFNCAAYTNVDGAEKDRDSCFAVNSVGVENLAKAASEVGSKFVTISTDYVFDGKKDGFYFEDDEPHPLAVYAESKLRGEQLAAAADPRSVIVRSGWIFGPGGTNFLSIMNDLLRGGRAMTAIYDSSGTPTYAVDLAARMRELALLDAAGIIHVSNSGSGTSYFGFAEMVCDLGGYDKQLVSPISDSSLKRPASRPLNSKLASRRSASFGLEPLPDWKDALDRFIRSESKKADTT, from the coding sequence ATGATAGTCCTTATTGCGGGTGCGAACGGAATGGTTGCCCGGGCCGCGGCGAAATATTGTCGCGATCAGGGTGACGAGGTTCATGCGCTTACACGGGCCGAAATGGACATCACCGATCTGGACGCGGTCAACCGCACAGTAATCGCGATCGCTCCGGAAGCCATCTTCAATTGTGCGGCTTATACCAACGTCGATGGCGCCGAAAAAGACCGGGATTCATGTTTCGCGGTGAATTCCGTTGGTGTTGAAAACCTTGCAAAAGCCGCTTCTGAAGTTGGCTCGAAATTCGTTACCATCTCGACCGATTACGTGTTCGACGGTAAAAAGGACGGCTTTTATTTCGAGGACGATGAACCGCATCCACTTGCGGTCTACGCGGAATCCAAACTCCGCGGTGAGCAGCTTGCCGCTGCTGCTGATCCGCGATCGGTGATCGTGCGTTCCGGTTGGATATTCGGGCCGGGCGGTACAAATTTTCTAAGCATAATGAATGACCTCCTTCGCGGCGGGCGAGCAATGACCGCGATCTATGATTCGTCCGGAACGCCAACGTATGCTGTAGACCTGGCGGCACGTATGCGCGAGCTCGCATTGCTCGATGCCGCGGGCATAATTCATGTCAGCAACAGCGGCTCGGGCACAAGCTACTTCGGATTTGCTGAAATGGTTTGCGATCTGGGCGGATACGATAAACAGCTCGTGTCACCAATTTCAGACTCGTCGCTCAAGCGGCCCGCATCCAGGCCATTGAACTCGAAACTTGCCAGCCGGCGATCCGCTTCCTTTGGCCTCGAGCCTCTGCCTGATTGGAAAGATGCGCTTGACCGATTCATCCGTTCAGAAAGCAAAAAGGCGGACACCACTTGA
- the rfbB gene encoding dTDP-glucose 4,6-dehydratase gives MHRIFVTGGAGFIGSAFVHLLLEEQADVEIVNFDALTYAGNLENLTGLDDKRHKFVKGDICDHPSVMDALPHGCDAIFNFAAESHVDRSIASAGEFLRTNIIGTQVLLDAARERSVRRFIQVSTDEVMGSLPDASLELFTEGSPLRPNSPYAASKAGAEFVVRAARETFGVDTVVTRCGNNYGPRQFPEKLIPLMIANAMAGQPLPVYGDGKNVRDWIYVDDHCRAVWLAYKKGRSGETYNIGARNELENINVVRSILAALGRPESLITYVTDRLGHDRRYAIDPSKAEDELGWSPQIAWEDGLSRTIDWYRDNESWVDHVRSGEYLEYYAKMYGQRLSGQI, from the coding sequence ATGCATCGAATTTTTGTTACTGGAGGGGCCGGATTCATCGGTTCAGCGTTCGTTCATTTGCTTCTCGAGGAGCAGGCTGACGTCGAGATCGTAAATTTTGACGCGCTGACCTATGCCGGCAATCTCGAAAACCTCACGGGTCTGGACGACAAGCGTCATAAGTTCGTCAAAGGCGATATCTGCGATCATCCCTCTGTGATGGACGCTCTTCCTCACGGGTGCGACGCGATCTTCAATTTTGCCGCTGAATCGCATGTTGACCGGAGCATCGCGTCGGCCGGTGAATTTCTTCGGACAAATATCATCGGAACGCAGGTTCTGCTCGATGCCGCGCGCGAACGCAGCGTCAGGCGTTTCATTCAGGTATCGACGGACGAAGTGATGGGAAGCCTGCCTGACGCGAGCCTCGAGCTCTTCACCGAAGGATCTCCGCTGCGGCCCAATTCGCCTTACGCCGCTTCGAAAGCAGGTGCCGAATTCGTCGTGCGTGCCGCAAGAGAGACTTTCGGCGTCGATACGGTTGTAACACGGTGCGGAAACAACTATGGCCCGCGGCAGTTTCCCGAGAAATTGATCCCGCTGATGATAGCAAATGCGATGGCCGGCCAACCGCTGCCGGTTTACGGTGACGGCAAGAACGTCCGGGATTGGATCTATGTCGATGATCATTGCCGTGCCGTTTGGCTCGCATACAAAAAAGGAAGATCCGGAGAGACATACAACATTGGCGCGCGAAATGAGCTCGAGAACATCAACGTTGTGAGATCGATCCTTGCCGCGCTTGGCCGTCCCGAGTCGCTTATCACCTACGTCACCGATCGGCTCGGCCATGACCGACGCTATGCCATTGACCCTTCCAAGGCCGAGGACGAACTCGGCTGGTCTCCGCAGATCGCCTGGGAAGACGGCCTTTCTCGCACTATCGACTGGTATCGCGACAACGAAAGTTGGGTCGACCATGTCCGAAGCGGCGAATATCTCGAATATTACGCGAAGATGTATGGCCAAAGGCTAAGCGGCCAGATCTGA
- a CDS encoding PH domain-containing protein, producing the protein MFCVICGHTNTDDAVFCNKCGRRIEREQETVVAKKNIEAEVGSDDVQIFSITPTLKFVIVGYVLAAIGAFFVSALFSVLIPGVTVWVGVALGMSLFLIPALYHVRQRLSRYTLMGSKIEIDHGLISRTTQNIPLRRIQDVTVSATISQRLLGLGDVVVDNAGTDGGRIVFKNVDSPRKYADMLLKQMRRIE; encoded by the coding sequence ATGTTTTGCGTCATTTGCGGGCACACCAATACGGACGATGCAGTATTCTGCAACAAGTGCGGCCGCCGAATCGAACGCGAACAGGAAACTGTCGTTGCAAAAAAGAATATCGAGGCCGAGGTCGGCTCCGACGACGTTCAAATTTTCTCGATAACGCCGACTCTGAAGTTCGTGATCGTCGGTTACGTTTTGGCGGCGATCGGTGCGTTCTTCGTCAGCGCTCTGTTTAGCGTGCTTATTCCGGGTGTGACGGTCTGGGTCGGGGTTGCGCTCGGGATGTCGCTTTTTCTGATACCGGCGCTTTATCACGTCCGGCAGCGGCTTTCGCGTTATACCTTAATGGGCTCGAAGATCGAGATCGACCACGGTCTCATTTCGCGCACGACGCAAAATATACCGCTTCGCCGGATCCAGGATGTGACGGTCTCAGCGACTATCTCGCAGCGGCTGCTCGGCCTCGGCGACGTTGTCGTCGACAACGCAGGCACCGATGGCGGCCGGATCGTGTTCAAGAATGTCGATTCGCCCCGAAAGTATGCAGATATGCTTTTGAAACAAATGAGGCGGATCGAATAG
- a CDS encoding lytic transglycosylase domain-containing protein yields MGSSTHLKGFTTGNALHDSLIVESSLRYRIDPLLIYAQMHQESSFKIRATSHKGASGLMQLMPATARRFGVTSIYDPKQNIDAGIRYMRWLLDTFNQDVVLALAGYNAGEGAVMKYGRNVPPYRETQEYVRRITARYNAISDPSYVSMARPLNGQSARVDQKDSRPLTVYEPDPLAVRLSDGKMMLVNQ; encoded by the coding sequence ATGGGGTCGAGTACACACCTGAAGGGATTCACGACCGGAAACGCGCTCCACGATTCGCTGATCGTCGAATCGAGCCTGCGATACAGGATCGATCCTCTGCTCATTTATGCCCAGATGCACCAGGAATCGTCTTTCAAGATCAGGGCGACATCTCACAAAGGTGCGAGCGGCTTGATGCAGCTGATGCCGGCGACCGCCCGACGGTTTGGCGTTACGAGCATTTACGATCCGAAGCAAAATATCGATGCAGGGATAAGGTACATGAGGTGGCTGCTGGATACTTTCAATCAGGATGTCGTTCTCGCTCTCGCGGGCTACAATGCCGGCGAAGGAGCGGTAATGAAGTATGGTCGAAACGTTCCGCCTTACCGCGAAACGCAGGAATATGTTAGGCGTATAACTGCCCGCTACAATGCGATATCCGATCCCAGCTATGTGAGCATGGCTCGGCCACTGAACGGCCAGTCAGCCCGTGTTGACCAGAAGGATTCTCGACCGCTGACCGTGTACGAACCGGACCCGCTTGCCGTAAGACTATCAGATGGCAAAATGATGTTGGTGAATCAGTAA
- a CDS encoding magnesium transporter — MLYLSQVLGRPILDARGEKIASINDVLVRYGSEDYPPVIGIVARLRRRNFFIPQRNLAEFGEFGARMSSAKLNLTPFERREGEVLLGKDVLDNQLIDVDGKRVVRVNDVQIIPAGDTWRVSGADVSFQGFLRRLMPKGFYGSSRVVEVLDWSDVGYLATDTATATVQLKSSKDKLSRLHPVEIAQLAETLSPIHRTEVVESLDNEFAADTLEEMSTEAQARILEEMDEERAADILEEMSPDDAADVLGELSDEKAQELFDLMEDDEKADVAELMHFEHDTAGGLMTTEFVVFPKDLTVGQAIARLREMAETPNMIYYLYIVEEEGSWKICGLISLRSLILAEPTFKLEEVMRTQFRFAHTSDSAEDVAQTISEYNLLALPVIDDEGDIAGIVTVDDAMEVLLPKGLQRRIPKVFG; from the coding sequence ATGCTCTACCTTTCGCAAGTTCTTGGGCGGCCGATACTTGATGCACGCGGCGAAAAGATCGCGTCGATCAACGATGTTCTGGTCCGCTATGGGAGCGAAGATTATCCGCCGGTGATAGGCATTGTCGCGCGTCTTCGGCGGCGAAACTTTTTTATTCCACAGCGAAATCTGGCGGAATTCGGCGAATTTGGAGCGCGAATGAGTTCGGCAAAGCTCAATCTGACCCCGTTCGAGCGTCGCGAGGGCGAGGTCCTGCTGGGTAAAGACGTTCTCGACAATCAGTTGATCGACGTCGATGGGAAACGGGTCGTTCGGGTTAATGATGTTCAAATAATCCCGGCAGGCGACACATGGCGAGTCTCGGGAGCCGATGTCAGCTTTCAGGGGTTTCTCCGCCGTCTGATGCCGAAGGGCTTTTATGGCAGCAGCCGTGTGGTAGAGGTTCTCGATTGGTCGGACGTCGGCTATCTTGCGACCGATACGGCGACCGCAACAGTGCAGCTCAAATCTTCGAAGGACAAGCTTTCTCGATTACACCCCGTCGAGATCGCCCAACTTGCGGAAACACTGTCGCCGATCCATCGGACCGAGGTCGTGGAGAGTCTGGATAACGAATTTGCGGCCGATACGCTCGAAGAGATGTCGACCGAAGCTCAAGCCCGAATTCTCGAGGAAATGGACGAAGAGCGCGCCGCCGACATTCTCGAAGAAATGTCGCCGGATGACGCTGCCGACGTTCTCGGCGAATTGTCGGACGAAAAAGCACAAGAGCTGTTTGACCTGATGGAAGACGACGAAAAGGCCGACGTGGCGGAATTGATGCACTTTGAGCACGATACCGCAGGCGGATTGATGACCACCGAGTTCGTCGTTTTTCCGAAGGACCTTACTGTCGGTCAGGCGATCGCCCGTCTTCGCGAAATGGCTGAAACGCCGAACATGATCTATTACCTTTACATTGTCGAGGAGGAAGGATCATGGAAGATCTGCGGCCTGATCAGCCTTCGGAGCCTGATATTGGCCGAGCCGACATTCAAGCTGGAAGAGGTAATGCGGACCCAGTTTCGCTTTGCTCATACTTCAGATTCGGCCGAGGATGTTGCCCAGACGATCTCTGAATACAACTTGCTTGCTCTACCGGTGATCGACGACGAAGGTGATATAGCAGGCATTGTAACGGTAGATGACGCAATGGAGGTCCTTCTGCCGAAAGGCCTGCAAAGGCGGATACCAAAGGTGTTTGGCTGA
- a CDS encoding redoxin domain-containing protein, with protein MKQKAFVFFAILSLATFIFSPTATAGGIEVGATLEDFTMTGTDGKEHSFNSLKGKNGAVIIFLSAQCPVVKAYIERINSVAADYKAKGINFIGVNSNNRQAESLEWVTSDAATNFKFPMLIDTDNKLADKFGATVTPEVYFFDSNNVLKYHGAIDNDRSGKNIQEQYLRTAFDAALMNKPIEKTKTNAFGCTIKRVGMAGK; from the coding sequence ATGAAACAAAAGGCCTTTGTATTTTTTGCGATCCTCTCGCTCGCGACATTTATCTTCAGCCCGACCGCTACTGCAGGCGGTATCGAGGTCGGAGCCACGCTTGAAGATTTCACGATGACCGGCACCGACGGCAAGGAGCACTCGTTCAATTCGCTAAAAGGCAAGAATGGCGCGGTCATCATATTCCTGTCTGCCCAGTGCCCGGTAGTGAAGGCGTACATCGAGCGCATCAATTCCGTTGCTGCCGACTACAAAGCCAAGGGCATCAACTTCATAGGTGTCAATTCAAATAACCGGCAGGCTGAATCGCTCGAGTGGGTAACGTCGGATGCGGCAACGAATTTCAAGTTTCCGATGTTGATCGATACCGATAATAAACTGGCCGACAAATTCGGGGCGACCGTCACGCCTGAGGTTTACTTTTTCGATTCCAACAACGTTCTTAAATATCATGGTGCGATCGACAACGATCGTTCGGGAAAGAACATCCAAGAGCAGTATTTACGGACGGCATTCGATGCGGCGTTGATGAACAAGCCCATCGAGAAGACCAAGACCAACGCATTCGGATGCACGATCAAACGCGTCGGCATGGCAGGCAAGTAG
- a CDS encoding TlpA family protein disulfide reductase → MRTLSSISTKALVITGLFVSIFSSAHGQAPAAKAGSDAGQTRAVVTKIDEKALVDLLKPKGKPLLINFWATWCGPCREEFPDLVKIDREYKGKIDFITITLDFEEELTTGVPKFLAEMKAEMPTYLLITPDESQAISLIAKDWKGGLPFTILFDQTGGIAYSHQGVVKLETMKTALNKLIPAQETK, encoded by the coding sequence ATGAGAACTCTATCTTCGATCAGCACGAAAGCCCTGGTGATAACAGGGCTTTTCGTTTCAATATTCTCGTCGGCACACGGGCAGGCGCCTGCCGCCAAAGCCGGATCTGACGCCGGGCAGACCAGGGCAGTCGTCACGAAAATAGACGAAAAAGCATTGGTCGACCTTTTGAAGCCCAAGGGGAAGCCGTTGCTGATCAATTTTTGGGCCACGTGGTGCGGCCCGTGCCGCGAGGAGTTTCCGGATCTCGTAAAGATCGATCGCGAGTATAAAGGCAAGATCGACTTCATAACCATCACTCTCGATTTCGAAGAGGAACTTACCACGGGCGTGCCGAAATTCCTTGCCGAAATGAAGGCCGAGATGCCGACCTACCTTTTGATCACGCCCGACGAATCGCAGGCAATTTCGTTGATCGCGAAGGACTGGAAAGGCGGACTTCCATTCACCATTTTGTTCGATCAGACCGGCGGCATTGCGTACTCGCATCAAGGGGTCGTAAAGCTTGAAACGATGAAAACGGCCCTGAACAAATTGATCCCAGCCCAAGAAACCAAATAA
- a CDS encoding DinB family protein — MYRKLEDFKRDWAYEAEMTEKALRNLSDGSLGQMAYDEGRTLGFLAWHLTLTLGEMLGLVGLKIDAPEPGAPMPLTAAEIADTYAAAARSVAEQVSANWTDETLMQTDEMYGETWSRGQTLFYLIAHQTHHRGQMTILMRQAGLPVPGIYGPSKEGWAAMGMPAMA; from the coding sequence ATGTATAGAAAGCTCGAAGATTTCAAAAGGGATTGGGCCTATGAGGCGGAAATGACCGAGAAGGCGTTGAGAAACCTGTCCGACGGATCGCTCGGACAAATGGCTTACGACGAGGGCCGGACACTCGGATTCCTGGCATGGCACCTAACGCTCACACTGGGCGAGATGCTTGGTCTCGTTGGCCTTAAGATCGATGCACCTGAGCCGGGGGCTCCAATGCCGTTGACCGCCGCTGAGATCGCAGATACATATGCAGCGGCCGCGCGATCGGTCGCTGAGCAGGTATCGGCGAACTGGACCGATGAAACTCTGATGCAGACCGACGAGATGTACGGCGAGACATGGTCGCGCGGACAGACGCTTTTTTATTTGATCGCCCATCAAACCCATCATCGCGGGCAGATGACGATATTGATGCGCCAGGCAGGATTGCCGGTACCGGGAATTTATGGCCCTTCGAAAGAGGGGTGGGCCGCGATGGGAATGCCGGCGATGGCGTAA
- the purL gene encoding phosphoribosylformylglycinamidine synthase subunit PurL, giving the protein MNETQITAEIVEQHGLSPAEYEKIVSIMGREPNLTELGVFSVMWSEHCSYKSSRIHLKRLPTTGPRVIVPPGENAGVVDIGDDWCIAFKVESHNHPSFIEPFQGAATGVGGILRDVFTMGARPVAAMNSLRFGPLNDPKHGNRNKSILKGCVEGIGHYGNCFGVPTVGGEVVFDESYSLNPLVNAFALGIVKKDQIFFGKASGIGNPVLYVGAKTGRDGIHGATMASAEFDDEALEKRPTVQVGDPFLEKLLLEACLEAMRSGAIEGIQDMGAAGLTSSSVEMAARAGTGLELDLTLVPQRETGMTAYEMMLSESQERMLIVARKGREKEVVEIFNKWDLDAVVIGSVVEGDRLKLVHNGALVADLPVIALTDEAPKYERPMAPQVPLATTKERHVDILSSSAPISVSDSLMRLLASPNIASKHWVYEQYDSMVRTNTAVLPGADAAVIRVKETRRAIAMCLDGPGRFVAVNAKEGAKLAVAEAARNVACVGARPIAVTNCLNFASPERPAVMRSFSDVVDGMAEACEAFETPVVSGNVSFYNETDGKGILPTPTIGMVGLIDDTRKMITQGFKNEGDLIALLGATRNDLSVSEYASVVAGWSTEDMIADGIVPSIDLAAERKLQSALLAMADETLLSSAHDCSEGGLAVAIAESCFSSLGREALGAEILLETNGLSPEATLFAESPSRVVISFAAENLDRVRELAAGLPFAVIGTVRDDVLNISLDGQRAVSSLVAELEAIWESALEHELG; this is encoded by the coding sequence ATGAACGAAACACAGATCACGGCCGAAATCGTTGAACAACACGGCCTTTCGCCGGCAGAGTACGAAAAGATCGTTTCGATAATGGGTCGCGAGCCGAACCTGACCGAATTGGGTGTATTCAGCGTGATGTGGTCGGAGCACTGCTCATACAAATCTTCCCGAATACACCTCAAACGGCTTCCGACGACGGGTCCGCGGGTGATAGTTCCGCCGGGCGAAAATGCCGGAGTGGTCGATATAGGTGACGACTGGTGCATTGCCTTTAAGGTCGAATCACATAATCACCCCAGTTTCATCGAGCCGTTTCAAGGCGCGGCGACAGGCGTCGGCGGGATCCTGCGAGACGTCTTTACGATGGGTGCAAGGCCGGTCGCTGCGATGAACAGTCTGCGTTTTGGGCCGCTGAACGATCCAAAACACGGTAATCGCAACAAGTCGATCTTGAAAGGCTGCGTCGAGGGCATCGGCCATTACGGGAATTGCTTTGGCGTGCCGACCGTCGGGGGCGAGGTCGTTTTTGACGAATCGTACAGCTTGAACCCGCTTGTGAATGCATTTGCGCTTGGCATCGTCAAGAAAGACCAGATCTTCTTTGGCAAAGCGTCGGGCATCGGCAACCCGGTACTCTACGTCGGTGCGAAGACCGGCCGCGACGGCATTCATGGTGCGACGATGGCCTCAGCCGAGTTTGACGATGAGGCTCTCGAGAAACGCCCGACGGTGCAGGTCGGCGACCCGTTCCTTGAAAAGCTGCTTCTTGAGGCGTGTCTTGAGGCAATGCGAAGCGGAGCGATCGAGGGCATTCAGGATATGGGAGCGGCAGGCCTGACAAGTTCGTCGGTCGAAATGGCAGCGCGCGCCGGTACCGGCCTTGAACTAGACCTTACGCTCGTTCCGCAGCGAGAAACGGGAATGACCGCATACGAGATGATGCTCTCCGAATCGCAGGAGCGAATGCTGATCGTCGCCCGGAAGGGACGCGAAAAAGAGGTCGTTGAGATCTTCAATAAATGGGACCTCGACGCGGTCGTTATCGGGAGCGTGGTCGAGGGCGATCGCCTCAAGCTCGTCCATAATGGTGCGCTCGTTGCCGATCTGCCCGTGATCGCATTGACCGACGAAGCTCCGAAATACGAACGGCCGATGGCTCCTCAGGTGCCGCTGGCAACGACGAAAGAACGCCATGTTGACATTCTCTCGTCATCCGCACCCATCTCGGTCTCCGATTCGCTCATGAGGCTTCTTGCCTCGCCTAACATCGCATCGAAGCACTGGGTGTATGAGCAATACGATTCGATGGTGAGAACGAACACGGCGGTGCTGCCGGGAGCGGATGCGGCGGTCATAAGAGTGAAGGAAACGCGTCGGGCGATCGCGATGTGTCTTGACGGCCCCGGCCGGTTTGTAGCGGTCAACGCGAAGGAAGGGGCGAAACTGGCCGTTGCCGAAGCCGCACGAAACGTGGCATGCGTTGGTGCACGGCCAATCGCCGTTACCAATTGCCTCAACTTTGCCTCGCCTGAACGGCCGGCGGTCATGCGTTCGTTCTCTGACGTCGTCGACGGCATGGCTGAAGCCTGTGAAGCGTTTGAGACGCCGGTCGTCTCCGGCAATGTCTCGTTCTACAACGAAACCGATGGCAAGGGTATCCTGCCCACGCCGACGATCGGAATGGTCGGGCTGATAGACGACACCCGAAAGATGATCACGCAGGGGTTCAAGAACGAGGGCGACCTCATTGCACTTCTTGGTGCGACCCGCAACGATCTTTCCGTCAGCGAATACGCATCCGTGGTCGCAGGCTGGTCGACGGAGGACATGATCGCTGACGGTATTGTGCCTTCGATCGACCTCGCGGCTGAACGCAAGCTTCAGAGTGCGTTACTTGCGATGGCCGATGAGACACTGCTGAGTTCGGCGCATGATTGTTCCGAAGGCGGGCTGGCCGTGGCCATTGCTGAATCGTGCTTCTCATCGCTCGGCCGCGAGGCTCTCGGTGCCGAGATCTTGCTCGAAACCAACGGCCTCTCTCCCGAGGCGACGCTCTTTGCCGAGTCGCCCTCGCGCGTCGTCATCAGCTTTGCCGCGGAGAATCTCGACCGAGTTCGCGAGCTCGCCGCCGGACTTCCCTTTGCGGTGATCGGTACTGTGCGCGATGATGTTCTGAATATCTCTCTTGATGGCCAACGTGCTGTCTCCTCTCTCGTCGCAGAGCTTGAGGCCATCTGGGAATCGGCGCTCGAACACGAACTTGGCTGA